From a region of the Solanum stenotomum isolate F172 chromosome 2, ASM1918654v1, whole genome shotgun sequence genome:
- the LOC125854582 gene encoding pentatricopeptide repeat-containing protein At2g36730 has protein sequence MSFTSKTQQLIALLSSCSSLKHVFQIHTQIIISGLSQQNFILLKIVNFFASHTPINSSSYAGLLIKQSQNSSWWNILIRNYATGEYCSHSEAIPFFVEMRRSGAASDEFTYPFLFKACSSFLGLKEGKQIHCDVIKMGICNNVYVQNTLIHFYGSCKKIVNAYKVFDVMSLRTVVTWNSIISACVGSCWYYDAIEIFRLMRKCGVQPDETTMVILLSACAELGDLILGKWIHCQVIEQGMHVNCQLGTSLIDMYAKCGAVDYARLIFDRIGERNVWTWSVMILGLAQHGFAAHALKLFSKMKDCSVKPNYVSFLGVLCACSHVGMVEEGHRFFQEMESLHSIKPMMAHYGAMVDIFSRAGRLDAAYKFIVDMPIEADAVIWRTLLSACHIHDISDYTGVGEKVRKRLLGLEPKRSGNLVMVANKYAETGLWEKAAKLRSGMKERRLKKIAGESCVSVFQNR, from the coding sequence ATGAGCTTTACCTCCAAAACCCAACAACTCATAGCTCTTCTCAGTTCTTGTTCTTCTCTGAAACATGTTTTCCAAATTCATACTCAAATCATAATCTCAGGACTATCTCAACAAAATTTCATCCTCCTCAAAATTGTCAACTTTTTTGCTTCTCATACTCCCATAAACTCATCTTCTTACGCCGGTCTTCTCATCAAACAATCGCAAAATTCGTCGTGGTGGAATATCCTCATTAGGAATTATGCTACAGGTGAATACTGTTCACATAGTGAAGCCATTcccttttttgttgaaatgcGGCGTTCTGGAGCTGCTTCTGATGAATTCACAtacccttttcttttcaaagCTTGTTCGTCTTTTTTGGGTCTGAAAGAAGGGAAGCAGATTCATTGTGATGTCATCAAGATGGGTATTTGCAACAATGTGTATGTACAGAAcactttgattcatttttatgGGTCTTGCAAGAAGATTGTGAATGCATACAAGGTGTTTGATGTAATGTCGCTTAGAACTGTTGTTACTTGGAATTCGATAATTTCGGCTTGTGTGGGAAGCTGTTGGTATTATGATGCGATTGAGATTTTTCGTTTGATGAGAAAATGTGGGGTTCAACCGGATGAGACAACTATGGTGATTTTGCTTTCTGCTTGTGCTGAGTTGGGTGACTTGATTTTAGGGAAATGGATTCATTGTCAAGTGATTGAGCAAGGGATGCATGTGAATTGTCAATTGGGAACTTCCCTTATTGACATGTATGCTAAATGTGGAGCAGTGGATTATGCTCGTTTGATCTTCGATAGGATTGGTGAAAGAAATGTGTGGACATGGAGTGTGATGATTCTTGGATTAGCTCAGCATGGATTTGCAGCACATGCCTTGAAACTCTTTTCGAAAATGAAGGATTGTTCTGTGAAGCCTAATTATGTGTCCTTTCTTGGTGTGCTTTGTGCTTGTAGCCATGTTGGGATGGTGGAAGAAGGGCATCGTTTCTTTCAAGAGATGGAAagtctccatagcatcaagccTATGATGGCACATTATGGTGCCATGGTAGATATCTTCAGTCGTGCTGGACGTCTGGATGCAGCATACAAATTCATAGTTGACATGCCCATAGAGGCTGATGCAGTCATATGGAGAACATTGCTCAGTGCATGCCACATTCATGATATTAGCGACTATACTGGAGTGGGAGAGAAGGTCAGAAAGAGGTTGCTTGGATTGGAGCCTAAAAGGAGTGGGAATTTGGTCATGGTAGCAAATAAGTATGCTGAAACCGGTTTATGGGAGAAAGCAGCAAAACTGAGAAGTGGTATGAAAGAGAGACGACTTAAGAAGATTGCTGGAGAAAGCTGCGTATCAGTTTTTCAGAATCGATAG